From Lujinxingia vulgaris, a single genomic window includes:
- a CDS encoding Fur family transcriptional regulator has product MVTSNDYTEDALQAMIRQAGLRCTTSRTTVLARLARANAPLSHADLSEELVPQGFDQATIYRNLTDLTEVGLLNRLDLGDHIWRFEFRGDHHHDDGEHPHFMCVDCGEISCLAEIEIKMNRQDTSPALVAEISEIFLKGRCAKCG; this is encoded by the coding sequence ATGGTCACTTCGAACGACTATACCGAAGACGCGCTCCAGGCGATGATCCGCCAGGCCGGGCTGCGTTGCACGACCTCGCGCACCACCGTGCTCGCACGGCTGGCCCGGGCCAACGCGCCGCTGAGTCACGCCGACCTCTCCGAAGAGCTTGTGCCCCAGGGCTTCGATCAGGCCACCATCTACCGCAACCTCACCGACCTGACCGAGGTGGGCCTGCTCAACCGCCTGGATCTGGGCGACCATATCTGGCGCTTTGAGTTCCGCGGCGATCATCATCACGACGATGGCGAACACCCCCATTTTATGTGCGTGGACTGTGGCGAGATCTCCTGCCTGGCGGAGATCGAGATCAAGATGAACCGGCAGGACACCAGCCCGGCGCTTGTCGCCGAGATCAGCGAGATTTTTCTAAAAGGGCGTTGCGCCAAATGCGGCTGA
- a CDS encoding class I fructose-bisphosphate aldolase: protein MTASIDRIVELLGSDADNLLGYQSKTIAKERLSLPGPDFVERVFMNSDRSPRVLRNLQALYEGGRLSGTGYLSILPVDQGIEHSAGASFAPNPDYFDPANIVELAIEGGCNAVASTFGVLGMVARRYAHRIPFVVKLNHNELLSYPNGYDQIMFGTVEQAYEMGAVAVGATIYFGSPESTRQIVDVSRAFARAHELGMATILWCYTRNNAFKTGGNDYHTAADLTGQANHLGVTLHADIIKQKMPETNGGFKAVKHDDGSRFGRTHQKVYDELSSEHPIDLTRYQVANCYMGRAGLINSGGASGDNDLADAVRTAVINKRAGGTGLILGRKAFQRPRNEGIALLNAVQDVYLCDDVTIA from the coding sequence ATGACCGCATCGATCGACCGCATCGTTGAGCTCCTGGGCTCGGACGCCGACAACCTTCTGGGCTACCAGTCCAAGACGATCGCCAAAGAGCGCCTCAGCCTTCCCGGGCCGGATTTTGTGGAGCGCGTCTTCATGAACAGCGACCGCTCCCCGCGGGTGCTGCGCAACCTTCAGGCGCTCTACGAGGGGGGACGCCTCAGTGGCACCGGCTACCTCTCGATCCTGCCGGTGGACCAGGGCATTGAGCACTCTGCTGGTGCCTCCTTTGCGCCCAACCCGGACTACTTCGATCCGGCTAACATCGTGGAGCTTGCGATTGAGGGCGGCTGCAACGCGGTGGCCTCGACCTTCGGCGTGCTCGGGATGGTGGCGCGGCGCTACGCCCACCGCATCCCCTTTGTGGTCAAGCTCAACCACAATGAGCTGCTCTCCTACCCCAACGGCTACGATCAGATCATGTTCGGCACCGTCGAGCAGGCCTACGAGATGGGTGCGGTCGCCGTGGGCGCCACCATCTACTTTGGCTCGCCAGAGTCCACCCGCCAGATCGTGGACGTCTCGCGCGCCTTTGCCCGCGCCCACGAGCTGGGCATGGCCACCATCCTGTGGTGCTACACCCGCAACAACGCCTTCAAGACCGGTGGCAACGACTACCACACCGCCGCCGACCTCACCGGCCAGGCCAACCACCTGGGCGTGACCCTGCACGCTGACATCATCAAGCAGAAGATGCCCGAGACCAACGGGGGCTTTAAGGCCGTCAAGCACGACGACGGCTCGCGGTTCGGTCGCACCCACCAAAAAGTCTACGACGAGCTCAGCAGCGAGCACCCCATCGATCTGACCCGCTACCAGGTCGCCAACTGCTACATGGGCCGCGCTGGTCTGATCAACTCCGGCGGCGCCTCCGGCGACAACGACCTGGCCGACGCGGTGCGCACCGCCGTGATTAACAAACGCGCCGGCGGCACCGGGCTTATTCTGGGCCGCAAAGCCTTCCAGCGTCCGCGCAACGAGGGTATCGCGCTCCTGAACGCGGTGCAGGACGTCTACCTTTGCGACGACGTCACGATCGCGTAA
- a CDS encoding pyruvate dehydrogenase complex E1 component subunit beta gives MREIAFRDALNEALAEEMERDESVFLMGEEVANYNGAYKVSKGLLDKFGPRRVVDTPIVELGFAGIGVGAAMGGLKPVIEMMTFNFAILALDQIVNHAAKLRYMSNGQLSCPLVMRGAAGAGGSLASQHSQSLEQQYAHIPGLKVMMPATPYDAKGMLKTAIRDPDPVIFIESEVMYGMNGEVPEEEYLIEMGKGDIKREGADCTIVTWSRAVHWSLQAAEIAAEQGIDVEVIDLRTVRPFDKEIIAESVKKTNRVIVVEEAWPMASVGASVAEWIGRELFDWLDAPVGRVHQRDIPMPYAYNLEPLSLPSAEKIAEAVKKACYR, from the coding sequence ATGCGTGAAATTGCATTCAGAGACGCCCTCAACGAAGCACTCGCCGAAGAGATGGAACGCGACGAGTCGGTCTTTTTGATGGGCGAAGAAGTCGCCAACTACAACGGCGCCTACAAAGTCAGTAAGGGCCTGCTCGATAAGTTCGGGCCCCGCCGGGTGGTCGACACCCCCATCGTCGAGCTGGGTTTTGCCGGCATCGGCGTGGGCGCGGCGATGGGCGGGTTGAAGCCGGTCATTGAGATGATGACCTTTAACTTCGCGATTCTGGCGCTCGACCAGATCGTTAACCACGCCGCCAAGCTGCGTTATATGTCCAACGGTCAGCTCAGCTGCCCGCTGGTGATGCGCGGCGCAGCCGGCGCCGGCGGCTCGCTGGCCAGCCAGCACTCCCAGTCGCTGGAGCAGCAGTACGCGCACATCCCCGGGCTCAAGGTGATGATGCCCGCGACGCCCTACGACGCCAAAGGGATGCTCAAGACGGCCATCCGCGATCCGGACCCGGTGATCTTCATCGAGTCCGAGGTGATGTACGGCATGAACGGGGAGGTGCCCGAAGAGGAGTACCTCATCGAGATGGGCAAGGGCGATATCAAGCGCGAGGGTGCCGATTGCACCATCGTGACCTGGAGCCGCGCGGTGCACTGGTCGCTGCAGGCCGCCGAGATCGCCGCGGAGCAGGGCATCGACGTGGAGGTCATCGACCTTCGCACCGTGCGCCCCTTCGACAAGGAGATCATCGCCGAGTCGGTCAAAAAGACCAACCGCGTCATCGTGGTCGAGGAAGCCTGGCCGATGGCGTCGGTGGGCGCCTCGGTGGCCGAGTGGATCGGCCGCGAGCTCTTCGACTGGCTCGACGCGCCGGTCGGGCGCGTGCACCAGCGCGACATCCCCATGCCCTACGCCTACAACCTGGAGCCGCTCTCCTTGCCCTCGGCCGAGAAGATCGCCGAGGCTGTCAAGAAGGCCTGTTACCGCTGA
- the pdhA gene encoding pyruvate dehydrogenase (acetyl-transferring) E1 component subunit alpha, translating to MAQTKAKDDEASQQAAPQVEALNLELAAQVREELGDERLVAMLRDMLLLRRFEEYAGRAYQRRKIKGFCHLYIGQEAVGVGSMAALTDADKIVSHYREHGHALARGMDPNAVMAELFGKATGCTGGKGGSMHLFDAEKGFLGGWGIVGGQIALAGGVAFSQKYRDEDAACLCFLGDGAVHQGIVHETLNMASLWDLPLITIVENNRYAMGTSIERVAAVTELAKKSEPYNIVGETVDGQDIFAVYDAIKRARKRAVEEGRPTWLDVLTYRYRGHSMTDPAPYRTKEEVEEEQDLRDPIARMSNWMVSEGILTEDKVGELDDEVTQISKDAMAFADESDFPDPSVLTEDVYVEWPWDIE from the coding sequence ATGGCACAGACCAAAGCAAAAGATGATGAGGCCAGCCAGCAGGCTGCCCCTCAGGTGGAGGCGCTCAACCTGGAGCTTGCCGCACAGGTCCGCGAGGAGCTCGGTGATGAGCGCCTGGTGGCGATGCTGCGCGATATGCTCCTCTTGCGCCGTTTTGAGGAGTACGCCGGCCGCGCCTACCAGCGCCGCAAGATCAAGGGCTTCTGCCACCTCTACATCGGCCAGGAGGCCGTAGGTGTGGGCTCGATGGCCGCGCTGACCGACGCCGACAAGATCGTCAGCCATTACCGCGAGCACGGTCACGCCCTGGCCCGCGGCATGGACCCCAACGCTGTGATGGCCGAGCTCTTCGGCAAGGCCACCGGCTGCACCGGCGGCAAGGGCGGCTCGATGCACCTCTTCGACGCCGAGAAGGGCTTTCTCGGCGGCTGGGGCATCGTCGGCGGCCAGATCGCGCTGGCCGGCGGGGTGGCTTTCTCCCAGAAATACCGCGACGAAGACGCCGCCTGCCTGTGTTTCCTGGGCGACGGCGCCGTCCACCAGGGCATCGTGCACGAGACCCTGAACATGGCGTCTCTGTGGGACCTGCCACTGATCACCATCGTCGAGAACAACCGCTACGCGATGGGCACCTCCATCGAGCGCGTGGCCGCGGTGACCGAGCTGGCCAAAAAGTCCGAGCCCTACAACATCGTCGGTGAGACCGTCGACGGGCAGGACATCTTTGCGGTCTACGACGCCATCAAGCGCGCTCGCAAACGCGCCGTGGAAGAGGGCCGCCCCACCTGGCTCGACGTGCTCACCTACCGCTACCGCGGTCACTCCATGACCGACCCGGCCCCCTACCGCACCAAGGAGGAGGTTGAGGAAGAACAGGATCTTCGCGACCCCATCGCTCGCATGAGTAACTGGATGGTCAGCGAAGGCATCCTCACCGAAGACAAGGTCGGCGAGCTCGACGACGAGGTCACCCAGATCAGCAAAGACGCCATGGCCTTTGCCGATGAGTCCGACTTCCCGGACCCCTCGGTGCTGACCGAAGACGTGTACGTTGAGTGGCCCTGGGACATTGAATAA
- a CDS encoding SDR family oxidoreductase, whose amino-acid sequence MTYLVTGANRGIGLEFTRELLKRGESVVATARNPESAEDLKTLQNEYGEHLAIFALDIADVASMEDFAKELGDRAIDVLINNAGILERCGALGEIDYEVIERSFQVNTIGTLRLTELLLPALRRAKDGAKIVNLSSKMGSIAENSSGGSYAYRASKAALNMVTRSLALDLADEGIIAFVVHPGWVQTRMGGPNALIDTETSVTSLLDVIDKADASTSGSFQEWNGNTIAW is encoded by the coding sequence ATGACGTATCTGGTGACCGGCGCAAATCGTGGTATCGGCCTTGAGTTTACCCGCGAGCTTCTTAAGCGCGGCGAATCGGTGGTGGCGACCGCCCGCAACCCCGAGAGCGCCGAAGATCTGAAGACGCTGCAAAACGAATATGGCGAGCACCTCGCGATCTTTGCGCTCGATATCGCCGACGTGGCGAGCATGGAGGATTTTGCGAAGGAGCTTGGCGATCGCGCGATCGATGTGCTCATCAACAACGCCGGCATCCTGGAGCGCTGCGGCGCGCTCGGCGAGATCGACTACGAGGTCATCGAGCGCTCCTTTCAGGTCAACACCATCGGCACCCTGCGCCTGACTGAGCTCTTGCTGCCGGCGCTGCGTCGCGCAAAAGACGGCGCAAAAATCGTCAACCTCAGCTCGAAGATGGGCTCGATCGCCGAGAACTCCAGCGGCGGCTCCTACGCCTACCGGGCCTCCAAAGCGGCGCTCAATATGGTCACGCGCTCGCTCGCGCTGGATCTGGCCGACGAGGGTATCATCGCTTTTGTGGTGCATCCCGGCTGGGTGCAGACGCGGATGGGCGGCCCCAACGCGCTGATCGACACCGAGACCAGCGTCACCAGCCTGCTCGACGTCATCGACAAGGCCGACGCCTCAACCTCAGGCAGCTTCCAGGAGTGGAACGGGAACACCATCGCCTGGTGA
- a CDS encoding universal stress protein, which yields MQGKRVVIGTDLSENAQPAARYALNLGRLLGLEVHVLHVIDVSLKSWKSAFEDVSSAQLREELDSRIATWFQEATGESPDGVMLEVGSPMRSTCEMCQKGDVAFLVIGMSGRGAWNKFIFGSTAMELAHTPPCPLIIVHPERDRVEAGMEIALGTDFSERSDRAMAVGVPLVKKMQSPMHLVHAHALSATTIILDTELPEALQSTAIVDWAEEAMEAFLKRHSALLEGVECDAHLLAKSPVAGLRDYVESANIDLVIIGHYPADAGRLDRLASVMVKWVQNMNCTTLIVPAPGAVAAH from the coding sequence ATGCAGGGCAAGCGAGTGGTCATCGGGACGGATCTTTCGGAGAACGCGCAGCCGGCGGCGCGCTACGCGCTCAATCTGGGCCGTCTTCTGGGCCTTGAGGTGCATGTGCTGCACGTGATCGACGTCTCGCTCAAAAGCTGGAAGAGCGCCTTTGAAGACGTCAGCAGCGCGCAACTTCGCGAGGAGCTCGACTCCCGGATCGCCACCTGGTTTCAAGAAGCCACCGGCGAATCTCCCGACGGCGTGATGCTGGAGGTGGGCTCACCGATGCGCTCGACCTGTGAGATGTGTCAGAAGGGCGATGTGGCCTTTCTCGTCATCGGGATGTCGGGGCGCGGGGCCTGGAACAAGTTTATCTTCGGCTCTACGGCGATGGAGCTCGCGCACACGCCGCCCTGTCCGCTGATCATCGTGCACCCGGAGCGCGATCGGGTCGAAGCCGGCATGGAGATCGCGCTGGGCACCGACTTCAGCGAGCGCTCCGATCGGGCGATGGCGGTGGGCGTGCCCCTGGTCAAGAAGATGCAAAGCCCGATGCACCTGGTGCACGCACACGCCCTCTCGGCCACCACGATTATTCTGGACACTGAGCTCCCCGAGGCGCTTCAGTCCACCGCGATCGTCGACTGGGCCGAGGAGGCGATGGAGGCGTTCCTCAAGCGCCACAGCGCGCTGCTCGAAGGCGTGGAGTGCGACGCGCACCTGCTCGCCAAGAGCCCGGTGGCGGGGCTTCGCGACTATGTGGAGTCGGCCAACATCGATCTGGTGATCATCGGGCATTATCCGGCCGATGCCGGTCGCCTCGACCGCCTGGCGAGCGTGATGGTGAAGTGGGTACAGAACATGAACTGCACCACCTTGATCGTGCCCGCGCCCGGAGCGGTGGCGGCCCACTGA
- a CDS encoding branched-chain amino acid transaminase — translation MAIKADKIWMDGELVPFEDANIHVLTHTLHYGLGAFEGIRCYQREDGASAIFRLGEHIRRLLETCHICTIESPFSREELERACVETVRANGFKDCYLRPVVFLGHGEMGLSAMSNDVRVAVIAWPWGAYLGDEGLTQGIRAKIASFSRHHVNSSMVKGKINGQYVNSILAKREVMKAGYQEAIMLDTNGYISEASGENIFVVRDGVIYSTPLGSSILGGITRDTVLTLARERGYEIIEQRVTRDFLYVADEIFMTGTAAEVTPVRELDDRQIGTGKPGPITKTLQDAYFDQVRGSATDHMEWLTIVE, via the coding sequence GTGGCGATTAAGGCTGATAAAATCTGGATGGACGGTGAACTCGTACCTTTCGAGGACGCCAACATCCACGTGCTCACGCACACCCTGCACTACGGACTGGGCGCTTTTGAGGGCATCCGCTGTTACCAGCGCGAAGACGGCGCCTCGGCGATCTTCCGCCTTGGCGAGCATATTCGCCGCCTGCTGGAGACCTGCCATATCTGCACCATCGAGAGCCCCTTCTCCCGCGAAGAGCTGGAGCGGGCCTGCGTCGAGACGGTGCGCGCCAACGGCTTTAAAGACTGCTACCTGCGCCCGGTTGTCTTTCTGGGCCACGGGGAGATGGGCCTGAGCGCGATGAGCAACGACGTGCGCGTGGCCGTGATCGCCTGGCCCTGGGGCGCCTACCTGGGCGATGAGGGCCTGACCCAGGGCATCCGCGCCAAGATCGCCAGCTTCAGCCGCCACCACGTCAACTCCTCGATGGTCAAAGGCAAGATCAACGGGCAGTACGTCAACAGCATCCTGGCCAAGCGCGAGGTCATGAAGGCCGGCTACCAGGAAGCGATCATGCTCGACACCAACGGCTACATCTCCGAGGCCAGCGGTGAGAACATCTTCGTGGTCCGCGACGGCGTGATCTACTCCACCCCGCTGGGAAGTTCGATCCTGGGCGGCATCACCCGCGACACGGTGCTCACCCTTGCCCGCGAGCGCGGCTACGAGATCATCGAGCAGCGCGTCACCCGCGACTTCCTCTACGTCGCCGACGAGATCTTTATGACGGGAACCGCCGCCGAGGTCACGCCGGTGCGCGAGCTCGACGACCGGCAGATCGGCACCGGCAAGCCCGGCCCGATCACCAAGACCCTGCAGGACGCCTACTTCGACCAGGTCCGCGGCTCGGCCACCGACCACATGGAGTGGCTCACGATCGTCGAATGA
- a CDS encoding universal stress protein, whose amino-acid sequence MTVLCATDFSTNSQAAIRLAADLARRTGRSLLLTHAVDLAADDQAWRVLVEAPDEIEKSAGEQAAARLETFFEESVDPALRPKLVRFEVGMGSPAEVILELAEKEATAMVVVGTRGASRLREIFLGSVANSLVRQSEVPVILAPPETANGAMKTIVVGLDLSPVSAVVLRRAATLAREQRASVHVVHSVIVPEVTGLAMSLNEPASRLPELRAERHAQLKELIVDEGAEDVVAEVKVVVDAPDRALVDYAASVQADLIAMGTRGRRGWARFFLGNSAERTMRRARCPVFVVPIGKDD is encoded by the coding sequence ATGACTGTGCTCTGCGCCACCGACTTCTCAACCAACTCCCAGGCGGCCATTCGCCTGGCCGCTGATCTTGCGCGCCGCACCGGCCGCAGCCTCCTCCTGACGCACGCCGTGGATCTGGCCGCCGACGATCAGGCCTGGCGCGTGCTGGTCGAAGCTCCCGACGAGATCGAGAAGTCGGCTGGCGAGCAGGCCGCCGCCCGTCTGGAGACCTTCTTTGAAGAGAGCGTCGATCCGGCGCTGCGCCCCAAACTGGTGCGTTTTGAGGTGGGCATGGGCTCGCCGGCCGAAGTCATCCTGGAGCTGGCCGAAAAAGAAGCTACAGCGATGGTGGTCGTTGGCACCCGCGGTGCCAGCCGTCTGCGCGAGATCTTTCTCGGCAGTGTCGCCAACAGCCTGGTGCGCCAGAGCGAGGTGCCTGTGATTCTGGCCCCGCCGGAGACGGCCAACGGCGCGATGAAGACGATCGTCGTCGGCCTGGACCTCTCACCGGTCAGCGCCGTGGTGCTACGTCGCGCCGCCACGCTCGCCCGCGAGCAGCGGGCTAGCGTGCATGTGGTGCACTCGGTGATCGTGCCGGAGGTCACCGGCCTTGCGATGTCGCTCAATGAGCCGGCCTCGCGTCTTCCCGAGCTTCGCGCAGAGCGCCACGCGCAGCTCAAAGAGCTCATTGTCGATGAGGGCGCCGAAGACGTGGTCGCTGAGGTCAAGGTGGTCGTCGACGCGCCGGATCGTGCGCTGGTTGATTACGCCGCGAGCGTGCAGGCCGACCTGATTGCGATGGGAACGCGTGGTCGACGCGGCTGGGCGCGCTTCTTCCTGGGCAACAGTGCTGAGCGCACCATGCGTCGCGCGCGCTGCCCGGTCTTTGTGGTGCCGATCGGCAAGGACGACTAA
- a CDS encoding membrane protein insertion efficiency factor YidD has translation MSGAIVAALASTSLACVSAPGFKPTHHQARVERLTPFAPERLRPHPAALAGDLITVSLADGHEGEHGDEHLAGGPAQATAYLWWRAYSATYSRVDGASCNFSPSCSRFGLNAVADGPLGVVWTFGRLQRDQRPDDFYARRPDGKLIDPVQAYTVWGDDPTLDRSPYAESPHHGWYLFVQAQRSGLADDLLGRHRAADAAVEPGAGKR, from the coding sequence ATGTCCGGCGCGATCGTTGCGGCCCTTGCCTCGACGAGCCTGGCGTGTGTGAGCGCGCCGGGGTTTAAGCCGACCCATCACCAGGCGCGCGTGGAGCGGCTTACCCCCTTTGCTCCGGAGCGTCTTCGCCCGCATCCGGCCGCGCTGGCCGGCGACCTCATAACGGTCAGCCTGGCCGATGGGCATGAGGGGGAGCATGGCGATGAGCACCTGGCAGGCGGCCCCGCGCAGGCCACCGCCTACCTGTGGTGGCGCGCCTACAGCGCGACCTACAGCCGGGTCGACGGCGCCAGCTGCAACTTCTCGCCGAGCTGCTCACGCTTTGGTCTCAACGCCGTGGCCGACGGCCCGCTGGGCGTTGTGTGGACGTTTGGGCGGCTGCAGCGCGACCAGCGCCCCGATGATTTTTACGCCCGCCGCCCCGACGGCAAACTCATCGACCCGGTGCAGGCGTACACCGTCTGGGGCGACGACCCCACCCTCGATCGATCCCCCTACGCGGAGTCCCCCCATCATGGCTGGTACCTCTTTGTGCAGGCGCAACGCTCGGGCCTGGCCGACGATCTTCTCGGGCGCCATCGTGCTGCTGATGCTGCTGTGGAGCCCGGCGCCGGCAAACGCTGA
- a CDS encoding SDR family oxidoreductase: MKLDQMKIIVTGAAQGMGRTFALELVKAGADVMAVDIAEEPLAKLSAEASDLPGRLATYAGDVSDEDAVKGAIAATVDAFGKVNGVINNAGIFRDRLLVKKDRESGKVKTMSLKDWQAVIDVDLTGPFLFTREVAAWMVENDEKGGVIVNISSVSRHGNQGQSNYSAAKAGLIADTKLWGEELARYGIRVGAVAPGFIETPILEGMRDDMLQAMLSRVPLRRVGTPEEIFMAVRFIIECDYFTGRCIDVDGGVSI, from the coding sequence ATGAAGCTCGACCAGATGAAGATCATTGTCACCGGGGCGGCTCAGGGCATGGGCCGCACCTTTGCGCTGGAGCTTGTAAAAGCCGGCGCCGACGTCATGGCGGTGGATATCGCCGAGGAGCCCCTGGCCAAACTCAGCGCCGAGGCCAGCGATCTGCCCGGGCGGCTTGCGACCTATGCGGGCGACGTCAGCGATGAAGACGCCGTCAAAGGTGCCATCGCCGCCACCGTCGATGCCTTCGGCAAGGTCAACGGCGTGATCAACAACGCCGGCATCTTCCGCGATCGTCTGCTCGTTAAAAAAGATCGGGAGAGCGGCAAGGTCAAAACGATGAGCCTCAAAGACTGGCAGGCAGTGATCGATGTCGATCTCACCGGCCCCTTCCTCTTCACCCGCGAGGTCGCGGCCTGGATGGTGGAGAACGACGAGAAAGGCGGCGTGATCGTCAACATCAGCTCGGTCTCGCGTCACGGCAACCAGGGCCAGTCGAACTACTCGGCGGCCAAGGCCGGGCTCATCGCCGATACGAAGTTGTGGGGCGAGGAGCTCGCGCGTTACGGCATCCGGGTCGGGGCGGTGGCGCCGGGCTTTATCGAGACGCCGATCCTCGAGGGGATGCGCGACGATATGCTCCAGGCGATGCTCAGCCGCGTGCCCCTTCGGCGCGTGGGCACGCCGGAAGAGATCTTTATGGCGGTGCGCTTCATCATCGAGTGCGACTACTTCACCGGCCGCTGCATCGACGTCGACGGCGGGGTGTCGATCTAA
- a CDS encoding pyruvate dehydrogenase complex dihydrolipoamide acetyltransferase, with amino-acid sequence MAEVMEMLALSPTMEEGTLAEWTKAEGDSVAEGDILAEVETDKATMEMESFYSGTVLKLLAEPGQTVRVGDPLVIIGEEGEDISGLLSELGGGAKPAAKAKPEQAEPEEAEAAPEDTRESAPAAAEEAGNDDGRRIKASPLARKMAEDKGLDLASIEGSGPGGRIIKRDIESAKAAPAKATRAAAAAPSAELHAAAGISEVPGEQQPLSQMRKTIAKRLVEVWQSTPHFYLTMGIDMAAAMKVRKDINAQLAAAEAGYKVSVNDLIVKAAAAALAKYPAMNTGFAGDSLYAFDEVNIGVAVAIEDGLITPTVRNADQKALGAIAREVRELAGRARDKKLKPEEYSAHTFSISNLGMYDIDEFMAVINPPDAAILACGAVKQVPVVVDGELAVGTRMKLTLACDHRVVDGATGAEFLNELRRNLENPMLLLV; translated from the coding sequence ATGGCAGAAGTGATGGAGATGTTGGCGCTCAGCCCCACGATGGAAGAGGGCACCCTGGCCGAGTGGACCAAGGCCGAGGGCGATAGCGTCGCTGAAGGCGATATCCTGGCGGAGGTGGAGACCGATAAGGCGACCATGGAGATGGAGTCGTTTTATTCGGGCACCGTGCTCAAACTTCTGGCCGAGCCGGGGCAGACGGTGCGCGTGGGCGACCCGCTGGTGATTATCGGTGAGGAGGGCGAAGACATCTCTGGGTTGCTCTCGGAGCTCGGTGGTGGCGCTAAGCCCGCGGCCAAAGCGAAGCCCGAGCAGGCCGAGCCGGAAGAAGCCGAAGCCGCGCCGGAAGACACCCGGGAAAGCGCTCCGGCCGCTGCGGAAGAGGCCGGAAACGACGATGGCCGCCGCATCAAGGCCAGCCCCCTGGCCCGCAAGATGGCCGAAGATAAGGGCCTCGACCTTGCCAGTATTGAAGGCAGCGGCCCGGGCGGGCGCATCATCAAACGCGACATCGAGTCGGCCAAGGCCGCCCCGGCCAAAGCCACCCGCGCTGCCGCTGCGGCGCCCTCGGCGGAGCTTCACGCCGCCGCCGGCATCAGCGAAGTTCCGGGTGAGCAGCAGCCGCTGAGCCAGATGCGCAAGACCATCGCCAAACGCCTGGTCGAAGTCTGGCAGAGCACCCCGCACTTCTACCTGACGATGGGCATCGACATGGCCGCGGCCATGAAGGTGCGCAAAGACATCAACGCCCAGCTCGCAGCGGCAGAGGCCGGCTACAAGGTCTCGGTCAACGATCTGATCGTCAAAGCTGCCGCAGCCGCGCTGGCGAAGTACCCGGCGATGAACACCGGCTTTGCCGGCGACTCGCTCTACGCCTTCGATGAGGTCAACATCGGGGTGGCTGTCGCCATCGAAGACGGCCTGATCACCCCCACGGTGCGCAACGCCGACCAGAAGGCCCTCGGTGCGATTGCCCGCGAGGTGCGTGAGCTCGCCGGTCGCGCCCGCGACAAGAAGCTTAAGCCCGAGGAGTACAGCGCGCACACCTTCTCGATCAGCAACCTGGGCATGTACGACATCGACGAGTTTATGGCGGTCATCAACCCGCCGGACGCCGCGATCCTGGCCTGTGGCGCGGTCAAGCAGGTCCCGGTCGTCGTCGACGGGGAGCTCGCCGTGGGCACGCGCATGAAGCTCACCCTGGCCTGTGACCACCGAGTGGTCGACGGGGCCACCGGCGCTGAGTTCCTTAACGAGCTTCGGCGCAACCTGGAGAACCCGATGTTGCTCCTGGTCTGA